The Mycobacteriales bacterium DNA segment GTTCCTCGACACCCCGCTCGAGCAGTGGGACCACATCTTCGACGTCATCGTCAAGGGTGCCGTGCACGGTGCGCGGGCGGTGCTGCCGGCGATGATCGAGCACCGTCGCGGCAGCATCATCAACATCGCGTCGGTCAACGGCCTGAGCTTCTACGGCGACCCGGCCTACAGCGCCGCCAAGGCCGCACTGATCTCGCTCACCCGCACCCTCGCCGCGATGTACGGCGACTCCAACGTGCGTACCAACGCGATCGCCCCGGGCACGGTCCGCGGCCCGATCTGGACGGACCGGCTTGCCCGCGACCCCGACACGCTCACCAAGCTGGCCCGCTGGTATCCGCTCGGCCGGGTCGGCGAGCCGCCCGACATCGCCGAGGCGGCATGCTTCCTCGCCTCCGACCGGGCCGCCTGGATCAGCGGCGCCGTACTCCCGGTGGACGGCGGCCTCGGAGCCGGCAACGTCGAGATGGCCCGCGACACCGGCGGCTTCTGACCCGACGTTCGCCCGCTTCCCGCTCCCTCTCCCGTGATCAAGAGGGGATTTCGGTACGAAACGCCGTACGAATCCCCTCTTGATCATGGGGAGGCGGGGGGAGTGCGCGGCGGACGGGCGGCGTCGTTAGCCTCGCGGGCGGAGGCGTATCCGGCCTGGTGACCGGCGCGGTCTTCAAAACCGTAGAGGCCGAGGATCTCGGTCTGGCGGGTTCGATTCCCGTCCGCCTCCGCCACACACCGCCCGGCCGGCGCGCTCAGCTGAAGTAGATGACGCACGCGCCGCCGAAGAGCACGCAGTAGATCGCGAACGGCGTGAGGGTGCGGGTCTCGAAGTAGCGGGTCAGGAATTTGACCGAGATCAGAGCCGCGACGAAGGCCGCGACGCTGCCGACGACGACCTGCCCGCGGATGCCGTTGCCCAGCGGGCCGGCGAGGTCCGGCAGCTTGTAGACGCCGGCGCCGAGGATGATCGGCGTCGCGAGCAGGAACGCGAACCGCACCGCCTGCTCGTGGTTCAGGCCGCGCAGCAGACCGGCCACCATCGTCACCCCGGAGCGGCTGATCCCGGCGAAGAGCGCCGTTATCTGCGCCACGCCGATTATCACGGCGCTGCCCACCCCGATCCGAGCCACGATCCCCGGCTCGTCCGTCACGTCGGGATCGGTGGACATCGGACGGTCCGGGTCCCGGTCGGCGAACCGGCGACGCAGGAACTCCCCGCTGAAGAGCACCAGCCCATTGATGGTCAGGAAGATCGAGGCCGCGAGCGGCTTCGCGAAGAGCGTCCGCAGCGGGTGTTCGAGCAGCAGGCCGACGAGCCCGGCCGGGATGGTCGCGATGATCAGCAGCCAGATCATCTTCTCGTCGACGGTCTCGATACGGCGCCGCGCGATCGAGGAGAAGAGCCCGCGGATCAGCCGGACCCAGTCGCGCCAGAAGAAGAGCAGCAGGGCCAGCGCGGTCGCGACGTGCAGGCCCACGATGAACGCGAGGTACGGCGACTCGGACTCCGACTGCTGGGTGACCAACTGTTCCCACGAACCGCCGATCAGCGCCGGCACCAGGATCGAGTGCCCGAGGCTCGACACCGGGAACAGCTCACTGACGCCCTGCAGCAGTCCGATCGACACGGCCTGCAGATAGCTCAGCTGGGACATTCGGCGACCCCGTACTCGTCGTGGGCGGACACGGTGCGCGGTCAGATTACGGGGCCGCGGTGCCTCCCGGCGTCGGGTGACGCGCCGGGACCGCCGGCGAGCGGGCGGCGACCGGCTCGATCCGCCGGTACGGCGCCCCCAACGCCGGTCGCGGATCGGCCGCGCCCTTGTTGGGCCACAGCGCCATCGCGCGCTCGGCCTGGGCGGTGATCGTCAGCGCCGGGTTGACCCCGAGGTTCGCCGAGACGGCGGAGCCGTCGACGACGTGCAGCCCGGGATGGCCATAGACCCGGTGATAGGCGTCGATCACCCCCGTGCCCGCGTCCGCGCCGATCGCGCAGCCGCCGAGGAAGTGCGCCGTCATCGGGATGTTGGCCACGTCACCCACTGTCCCGCCGGGCCAGCCGCCGATCCGGGTGGCGAGCCGGCGTACGACGTCGTGCGCGACCGGGATCCAGGACGGGTTGGGCGCGCCGTGACCCGGGCGGGACGTCAGCCGGGTGCGACCGAGGGGCCCGCGCCGCCGTACCACCGTGATCGAGTTGTCCAGCGACTGCATCGCCAGCGCGATGATGGTGCGCTCGGACCATTGGCGTACGTCGACGCTGCGGGCGAGCCGCGCCGGATGACGGGCCGCGGCGCCGAGCCACTTCGCCCACCGCGGCACCGGCCCGCCGCCGTCGACCTGCAGCGTGCCGAGCAGGCCCATCGCATTGGACCCCCGGCCGTAGCGCACCGGCTCGATGTGGGTGTGCTCGTCAGCCTCGAACGACGACGAGATCGCCACCCCGCGGGTGTAATCCACAGTGGACTCGTTGCGGGTGGCGCCGAGCAGGGCCTCGGAGTTGGTGCGGGTCAGCACTCCGAGCCTCGCGGACACATCGGGGAGTTGACCGTCGGCGACCGCCCGGTGCAGCAGCTGCTGCGTGCCCCATGCCCCTGCGGCGAGCACGACCTGCCTGGCCGTGAAGGTGCGCGTGGTGCGCCGGGCCCGCCAGGTGCCGGTGCGGACGGTGTCGACGGTGTATCCGCCGCCGCCCGGGGTGATCCGGGTGACCGTCGTCAGCGGGTGGACGACGGCGCCGGCCCGCTCGGCGAGGTAGAGGTAATTGGTGGTCAGGGTGTTCTTGGCGCCGTGCCGGCACCCGGTCATGCACTGTCCACACTGGATGCAGGTACGCCGGGACGGCCCCACCCCGCCGAAGTACGGGTCGTCGACCTCGGTGCCCGGCGCGACGCCCTCAGCGCCGAAGAAGACGCCGACCGGCGTCAGACGGAACGTGTCACCGACGCCCATCTCCTCGGCTACCGCCTTCATCTCCTCGTCGGCGGGCGTCATGGTCGGGTTGCGGGTCACGCCCAGCATCCGGCTGGCCTCCGCGTAGTACGGCGCGAGCTCGGCCCGCCAGTCGGTGATGTCGCGCCACTGTGTGTCGTCGTAGAAGGCCTGCGGCGGCTCGTAAAGGGTGTTGGCGTAGTTGAGCGATCCGCCGCCGACACCGGCTCCGGCGAGGACGACGACGTTGCGCAGCAGATGGATCCGCTGGATGCCGGTGCAGCCCAGCCTCGGTGCCCACAGGAAGTTGCGCAGGTCCCAGGACGTCGCCGGCAGCGTCGCCGGATCGAACCGCCGACCGGCCTCGAGTACGCCGACCCGGTAGCCCTTCTCCGCCAGCCGGAGCGCGGTCACCGACCCGCCGAAGCCCGAGCCGACGACCAGGACGTCGTAGTCGGCGGACCTGTCCGGATCGATCGTCACCTGGTCCTCCCCGGGGCGGCCCGTCCGCTGCCCGACCGGACCCGCACCAGCAGTGTGCCGCCCGGCACCGGCCCGCGTCGACCGTCCGGGCCGGATCGAGCCGCGGGCGGCGTAGCGTCGCGCAACGTGGACGACCTCCGCCGGCGGGTACCGCGCACCGACGCCGTGCTCGCCGACCCGCGGCTGGCGCCGGCGTTGCGGCGGCTGCACCGCGACGTGGTGAAGGCAGCGGTCGCCGAGGCCCAGCAACGTTGCCGGACGGGGGAGATCGGCCCCGACGGCGTGGTCGAGGCGGCGCTGTCCGCGCTGCCCCCGGCGGCGGCGACCCTGCGGCCGGTGCTCAACGCCACCGGCGTATTGCTGCACACCAACCTCGGCCGGGCGCCGCTGTCCGACGCGGCGCGGGACGCCCTGCTCACCGCGAGCGGCAGTACCGACGTCGAGCTCGACCTCGCGACCGGCCGGCGCGGCCGACGGGGACGCGGCACGATCGCCGCGCTGGCCGACGCCGTACCGGACGCTGCGGGCGTGCACGTGGTGAACAACAACGCGGCGGCTCTCGTGCTGGTCGCGACCGCCCTTGCCCAGGGCCGCGAGATCGTGATCAGCCGCGGCGAGATGGTGGAGATCGGGGACGGGTTCCGGCTGCCCGACCTGCTCGCGTCGACCGGCGCGCGGCTGCGCGAGGTGGGGACGACCAACCGCACCGTGCTGCGCGACTACGCCGACGCGGTCGGTCCGGACACCGGCTTCATCCTCAAGGTGCACCCGTCGAACTTCAGCGTCTCCGGCTTCACCACCTCGGCGTCGGTCACCGAGCTGGCCGGCCTGCCCACACCGCTGGTGGTGGACATCGGCTCCGGGCTGCTCGCCGCGCATCCCGCGCTGCCGGATGAGCCGGACGCGGCCACGACGTTGCGCGCCGGGGCGGACCTGGTCACCGCGAGCGGCGACAAGCTGCTCGGTGGCCCGCAGGCGGGGCTGCTGCTCGGCCGGGCCGACCTGGTCGAGCGGCTCCGTCGGCATCCGCTGGCCCGCGCCCTGCGGGTCGACAAGCTGACCTTGGCCGCGCTGGAGGCCACCCTGCGTGGCGCGGGGATACCGACGGTGCAGGCGCTGGAGGCCGACCGGGCGACGCTGGTCGGCCGCGCTGCCGCCATTGCCGAGACGTTGCGCGCGGCCGGGATCGCCGCCGACGTCGCCGAGACCGACGCCGAGGTGGGCGGCGGCGGCGCACCTGGCGTGCTGCTGCCCAGCGCTGCGGTGAGCCTGCCGGCGCCGTACGCCGAGCTGCTGCGCCACGGCGAGCCGGCCGTACTCGGCCGGGTCGAGAACGGCCGGTGCCTGCTCGATCTGCGCGCGGTTCCGGCGGCGATGGACGACCGGCTGCGCGCCGCCGTCGTCGCCGCGACCCCGACCGACCCGCCCCATTCCGCGTGAACGTGACGTTCACGCGCTCTAGCCGCATCAACGTCACGTTGACGCGGAATGGCTGCGCCCCCAAGCCGAATGGAGAGCCGCATCGAGTGCCGGATCGAAGCGGGTGGCGGTGATGTACGTCGTCGCGACCGCGGGACACGTCGACCACGGCAAGTCGACACTGGTCCGGGCGCTGACCGGGATGGAGCCCGACCGCTGGGCCGAGGAACGTCGCCGCGGCATGACCATCGACCTCGGCTACGCGTGGACCACGCTCCCGTCCGGCGGGACGGTCGCTTTCGTCGACGTACCAGGGCATGAGCGGTTCGTCGGCAACATGCTCGCCGGCGTCGGCCCGGTGCCGGCGGTGCTGCTCGTCGTCGCCGCCGACGAGGGCTGGATGCCCCAATCGGCAGAGCATCTCGACGCCCTCGACGCGCTCGGGGTGCAGCACGGCCTGCTCGCCGTCACCCGCGCCGACCTGGCCGACCCGGCGCCCGCCATGGAAAGCGCGCGGGCCCACATCGCCCGGACGTCACTCGGACAGGTCGAGGCGGTGGCGGTCAGCGGCGAGACAGGCACGGGCCTCGACCAGCTGCGGGCCGCGCTGGATCGGCTGGTGGCCGCGCTACCACCGCCGGATCTCACCGCGCCGGTGCGGCTGTGGATCGACCGGGCGTTCACCGTGCGCGGCGCCGGCACGGTCGTCACCGGCACGCTGGCCGCGGGCTCGGTCCGCACCGGTGACCCGCTGCTGATCGCGCCGGGCGGGCGCACCGTCACCGTCCGGGGACTGCAGTCGCTCGGACGACCGGTCGATGCCATGGACGCCACCGCCCGGATCGCCGTCAACCTGCGCGGCGTGCACCCGGACGAGGTACGCCGCGGCACCACCCTGCTGACCCCCGACGCCTGGCTGCTCACCGACCTCGTCGACGTCCGGCTCCGCGGGGACCCGGCCGACGACCTGCCGAGCGAGATGTCGCTGCACGTCGGCTCGGCCGCCGCGCCGGTGCGGGTGCGCCCGCTCGGTGCCGACACCGTGCGGCTCTCGCTCGCGGAGCCGCTGCCGCTGCGGATCGGCGACCGTGCCGTGCTGCGCGATCCGGGGCGGCGCCGGGTCGCCGCCGGGGTGCTCGTGCTCGACGTCCGGCCGCCGGCGTTGTCCCGCCGTGGCGCGGCCCGCGCCCGGGCCGGCGTACTGGCGCGAGCCGACGGGGTGCCGGACGGTGCCGCCGAGCTGCGTCGCCGCCGGCTGATCCGGGTGCCGGAACTGCGGGCGATGGGTGCGGAGCCGCCGGGTGCGCCCGTCGCCGGCGACTGGCTCGCCGACCCGGACCACTGGGCGCAGCTCCGCGTGCAGCTCAATGCTGCCGTCGCCGACCACGCCGCGGCCCACCCGCTCGACCCCGGGCTGCCGGTCGAGGCCGCCCGGCACCTGCTGGACCTGCCCGACGGCCGCCTCGTCCGCGCGCTCGTCGCCCGCCCGATCACGCTGCGGGACGGCAGGTTGTGGGTGGCCGGTCCGCCGCTGCCCGCGGAGCTGACGGCTGCGCTCGACGAGGTACGCCGCGACCTCGCCGACGCGCCGTTCGCGGCGCCCGAGTCGCGCCGGCTCGCCGACCTCGGGCTCGGGTCGCGCCAGCTGGCCGCCGCCGTCCGGGCCGGTGAGCTGCTCAAGGTCACCGACGGCGTCTACCTGTTGCCGGGCGCCGACGCGCGTGCCGCGCAGGTGGTCGGCGGGCTGCCGCAACCGTTCACCACCAGCGAGGCCCGGCGGGCCCTCGCCACCAGCCGCCGGGTCGCCGTACCGCTGCTCGAACTGCTCGACCGCCGCGGCCGCACCCAGCGGCTGCCCGACGACCGGCGCCGGGTCGTCGACGCGGCGCCGTAGCCTACGAACATGCCGTCGCGCCCAGCAAGCACCACACGGGCCCGGGTGCAGGTGCTCGAGGACGGGCGGACCGTCGTACGCCGGGACACCGTGACGACCGAGGAGCCGCTCGAGGTCCGGCTCGACGCCGGCGGGATCGTCACGCCGGTCGCGGTCACCATGCGCACCCCGGGCGACGATTTCGCCCTCGCCGCCGGGCTGCTGCACAGCGAGGGGATCCTCGGCGGCCGCGACGAGCTGCGCCAGATCGACTACTGCACCGACATCACGGCGCAGGAACAGGCCTACAACGTCGTGACCGTCGGCATTCGCGGTCCCGTGCCGGACCTGTCCGGGATGGAGCGGCGCGGCACCATGTCATCGGCCTGCGGCGTGTGCGGCAAGACCAGCCTCGAGGCACTGAAGGTGCGTGGCGTCCCGCCGCCGGCCGAGGGACCGCGGATCGACGCCGAGATGCTCTACTCCCTCCCGGACAAGCTCCGTGCGGCGCAGGCGACCTTCGCGGCGACCGGCGGGCTGCACGCCGCGGGGTTGTTCACCGCGGCGGGCGAGCCGCTGCTGGTCAGGGAGGACGTCGGCCGGCACAACGCCGTGGACAAGGTCGTCGGGCAGGAACTGCTCGACGACCGGCTGCCGCTGCGCGACCAGGTGCTCGTAGTAAGCGGCCGGGCCGGTTTCGAGGTCGTGCAGAAGGCGCTCGTCGCCGGGATCGCCGTACTGTGCGCGGTCTCCGCCCCGTCCAGCCTCGCGGTCGCCCTGGCCGAGGAGTTCGGGATGACGCTGGTCGGGTTCCTGCGCGGCCGGCGCTGCAACGTTTATGCCGGCGCCGACCGACTCCGGTGACGCCGCTCCAGGAGTTCGACGCGGTGCTGCTGACCGGCGGTTCGGGCCGCCGGCTCGGTGGCGCGGACAAGCCGGCGTTGCAGGTCGGCGACCGGCCGATCGTGGCGCGGGTTGCCGCCGCCGCGGCCGATGCCGGGCAGCTGATCGTGGTCGGTCCGGCGTACGCCGGGGTGCGGGCCGACGTCGTGGCCCGTGAGGACCCGCCCGGCGGGGGTCCCGCGGCGGCGCTGGTCGCCGGTATCCCGCACGTCCGCGCGGCCCAGGTCGCCGTACTCGGGGGCGACCTGCCGTTCGTCACGGGCGCGGTGCTCGACGACCTGCGCCGCGCGGTCGCCGCCGACGACGGTCCGGCGCTCGCCCTGCTCGTCGACGACGACGGTCGCGACCAGCCGTTGTGCGCGGTGTGGCGCACGGCGGCGCTGCGTACGGCGCTGGCCGGCGTCGGTGCGGGGACGCCGCTGCGGCAGGTGGTGGCCGCCGCGCCGGCCGTGCTCCGCCGTACCGTTCGGGTGCGCGCGGGATCGGCACCGCCGTGGTTCGACTGCGACACACCGGCCGACCTGGCGCGCGCGAGGGAGTGGGGATGAGCACGCTCGAGGAGTGGACCGCGGCGGTATGCCGGGAACTCGACATCACCGACCTGGTGGACGCCGACGGCGCGACCACGCTGGTGCTCGACCTGGCCCGCGACGTGGCGCACGGGGTGGCCCGTCCGGCGGCACCCCTGACGGCGTTCCTCGTCGGGCTCGCCGCCGGCCGCGCCGAGGACCCGGCCGCAGCCGCCGTCGACGCGGCCGGCCGGGTGAGCCGGCTCGTCGAGGGGTGGAGCGCCGAGCCGCGGTGAGACGTACCGGCACCCCGTGGCCGAAGGCCCGGGCCTGCGCGTTCTCCGCGGGCAGCTCGCTCCCGCCCGTCGAGCGGCGCCTCGCCGACGCGGCCGGTGCGACGCTCGCCGCCGCACTGATCGCGCCGCGGCCGCTGCCCAGCGCCGACAGCACGGCGATGGACGGCTACGCGGTCGCCGGACCGGGTCCCTGGCGGGTCGTCGGCCGGCTGCTGGCCGATACGGCCGAGCCGGGTCGGCTGGGTCCGGGGGAGACGGTCGAGATCGCGACCGGTGCGCCGGTGCCGGTTGGGACCGACGCCGTACTGCCGTACGAAGACGCACACCGGGCGGGCGCGACGGTGACCGGCGAGATCGCCGCCGGCCGGCACATCCGGCGGACCGGTGAGACGGTCCCGGCCGATGCGATCCTGGCCGAAGCCGGCACCCCGGTGACACCGGCACTGCTCGGCCTGGCCGCCGGCCTGGGCCTCGACTCGCTGTGCGTCCGGCCCCGGCCGCGGGTCCGCGCGGTGGTCTCCGGCAACGAGGTGGTGACGAGTGGCCCGCCCGGCCCCGGCCGGGTGCGCGACGCGCTCGGACCGGCGCTGCCCGGCCTGATCGCCGGGCTCGGCGGCGACGTCGTGGAGTTGACCCGCGTCGGCGACGACCCGGCGGAGCTCGCCGGGGCCCTGACCGACCCCGCCGGTGACGTGATCCTCACCTGCGGCGGGTCGTCGGTGGGGACGACCGACCCGCTGTCCGACGTGCTCACCGGACTCGGCGCGACCGTCGTCGTCGCCGGGGTCGCCTGCCGGCCGGGCCACCCGCAGGCCCTCGCCGTACTCCCCGACGGCCGGCCGGTCGTCGGTCTGCCCGGAAATCCCTATGCCGCGCTCGTCGCGCTGCTCACGATGCTCGGACCGCTCTGCGCCGGCCTGGCCGGCCGGGCGATGCCGGTGCTCCCGACGGCGCGGCTCGACGGCTGGCACCGCCCGGCGGATCTCACCCGGATCATTGCGGTACGCCGGATCGACGGCGTCACCGTGGCTCCGACCGGGCACGACCGGCCGGCCTCGCTGTGGGGAGCGGCCGTGGCCGACGCGCTCGCCGTGGTACCGCCGGGATGGGCCGGTGAACCGGTGGAGTTGCTGGCGCTCCCGGATCGCTGACCGACGACCCGCCCTAGGACGCGGCAGACGCCGCGGCCACCGATGCGGGCGTCGCTCCGGCGCGGGTGCGCAGCAGGATGTTGACGCTGACGGCGAAGACCCAGGCGGGGAAGACGAGTTCGATCCACGGCACGGTCGTCGCCGTGACCAGCAGCAGGATGCCGACCAGGAAGCCGGACCACGTGATCCACCGGTGGTGCAGTCGCAGCTTCAGCGCGATCATCGAGGTCGAGATGGTGAAGACCGCGGCCATACGCAGCCCGTAGCTGTTCGTGATGTTGTAGATCGTGCTGCGCCCGAACCGCCACAGATCATTCGGCGGCGTACCGCTGTGCTGGTTGGTCACCGTGATCAACCCGACGAAGAGGGCGGCAAGGATGAACAGCATCGCGAGGAAGAGCAGGCCGCTGCCGAGGTAGAGGGTCCCGAAGAACTTGTCCTCCCGGTCGCCGATCTGGGAGCGCACCGCTCCCATGAACCAGAGGAAGAAGATCCCGCAGAACGGCACCAGGGTCAGCCCCACGTGGAGCTCGGTCCGCCCGGTGGGGTTGCCGAGCCACCCGTGCACGTCGTTCGGATTGGCCGGCGCCGCCAGGTGGATCAGGACCACGGCGAGGGTGAAGAGCACGGCGAAGAGGATCCCGGCCCATCCCGCCGCGCTCGGAGTCCGCAGGGCGGCCGGCGTGAGCTGCCCGTTCGCCGACTGGGGGTGCTCCCGGTGGCCGGCCAGACGCGTGCGCAAGCTCGACATGCGTACCTCCACCGGCCTCGTCGGCCCGTAGCCCTCAGGCTCGCGCCGCCCGGATCGGCCGGCATCACCCCAACC contains these protein-coding regions:
- a CDS encoding SDR family oxidoreductase — protein: QGAAIVVTDLDDTAVREVVEHGTGDGSSVIGRVMDVTDAAQVTRVVEEAANELGPVDILVNNAAIAPAESFLDTPLEQWDHIFDVIVKGAVHGARAVLPAMIEHRRGSIINIASVNGLSFYGDPAYSAAKAALISLTRTLAAMYGDSNVRTNAIAPGTVRGPIWTDRLARDPDTLTKLARWYPLGRVGEPPDIAEAACFLASDRAAWISGAVLPVDGGLGAGNVEMARDTGGF
- a CDS encoding undecaprenyl-diphosphate phosphatase, with the protein product MSQLSYLQAVSIGLLQGVSELFPVSSLGHSILVPALIGGSWEQLVTQQSESESPYLAFIVGLHVATALALLLFFWRDWVRLIRGLFSSIARRRIETVDEKMIWLLIIATIPAGLVGLLLEHPLRTLFAKPLAASIFLTINGLVLFSGEFLRRRFADRDPDRPMSTDPDVTDEPGIVARIGVGSAVIIGVAQITALFAGISRSGVTMVAGLLRGLNHEQAVRFAFLLATPIILGAGVYKLPDLAGPLGNGIRGQVVVGSVAAFVAALISVKFLTRYFETRTLTPFAIYCVLFGGACVIYFS
- a CDS encoding GMC family oxidoreductase, with translation MDPDRSADYDVLVVGSGFGGSVTALRLAEKGYRVGVLEAGRRFDPATLPATSWDLRNFLWAPRLGCTGIQRIHLLRNVVVLAGAGVGGGSLNYANTLYEPPQAFYDDTQWRDITDWRAELAPYYAEASRMLGVTRNPTMTPADEEMKAVAEEMGVGDTFRLTPVGVFFGAEGVAPGTEVDDPYFGGVGPSRRTCIQCGQCMTGCRHGAKNTLTTNYLYLAERAGAVVHPLTTVTRITPGGGGYTVDTVRTGTWRARRTTRTFTARQVVLAAGAWGTQQLLHRAVADGQLPDVSARLGVLTRTNSEALLGATRNESTVDYTRGVAISSSFEADEHTHIEPVRYGRGSNAMGLLGTLQVDGGGPVPRWAKWLGAAARHPARLARSVDVRQWSERTIIALAMQSLDNSITVVRRRGPLGRTRLTSRPGHGAPNPSWIPVAHDVVRRLATRIGGWPGGTVGDVANIPMTAHFLGGCAIGADAGTGVIDAYHRVYGHPGLHVVDGSAVSANLGVNPALTITAQAERAMALWPNKGAADPRPALGAPYRRIEPVAARSPAVPARHPTPGGTAAP
- the selA gene encoding L-seryl-tRNA(Sec) selenium transferase; the encoded protein is MDDLRRRVPRTDAVLADPRLAPALRRLHRDVVKAAVAEAQQRCRTGEIGPDGVVEAALSALPPAAATLRPVLNATGVLLHTNLGRAPLSDAARDALLTASGSTDVELDLATGRRGRRGRGTIAALADAVPDAAGVHVVNNNAAALVLVATALAQGREIVISRGEMVEIGDGFRLPDLLASTGARLREVGTTNRTVLRDYADAVGPDTGFILKVHPSNFSVSGFTTSASVTELAGLPTPLVVDIGSGLLAAHPALPDEPDAATTLRAGADLVTASGDKLLGGPQAGLLLGRADLVERLRRHPLARALRVDKLTLAALEATLRGAGIPTVQALEADRATLVGRAAAIAETLRAAGIAADVAETDAEVGGGGAPGVLLPSAAVSLPAPYAELLRHGEPAVLGRVENGRCLLDLRAVPAAMDDRLRAAVVAATPTDPPHSA
- the selB gene encoding selenocysteine-specific translation elongation factor, coding for MYVVATAGHVDHGKSTLVRALTGMEPDRWAEERRRGMTIDLGYAWTTLPSGGTVAFVDVPGHERFVGNMLAGVGPVPAVLLVVAADEGWMPQSAEHLDALDALGVQHGLLAVTRADLADPAPAMESARAHIARTSLGQVEAVAVSGETGTGLDQLRAALDRLVAALPPPDLTAPVRLWIDRAFTVRGAGTVVTGTLAAGSVRTGDPLLIAPGGRTVTVRGLQSLGRPVDAMDATARIAVNLRGVHPDEVRRGTTLLTPDAWLLTDLVDVRLRGDPADDLPSEMSLHVGSAAAPVRVRPLGADTVRLSLAEPLPLRIGDRAVLRDPGRRRVAAGVLVLDVRPPALSRRGAARARAGVLARADGVPDGAAELRRRRLIRVPELRAMGAEPPGAPVAGDWLADPDHWAQLRVQLNAAVADHAAAHPLDPGLPVEAARHLLDLPDGRLVRALVARPITLRDGRLWVAGPPLPAELTAALDEVRRDLADAPFAAPESRRLADLGLGSRQLAAAVRAGELLKVTDGVYLLPGADARAAQVVGGLPQPFTTSEARRALATSRRVAVPLLELLDRRGRTQRLPDDRRRVVDAAP
- the fdhD gene encoding formate dehydrogenase accessory sulfurtransferase FdhD — translated: MPSRPASTTRARVQVLEDGRTVVRRDTVTTEEPLEVRLDAGGIVTPVAVTMRTPGDDFALAAGLLHSEGILGGRDELRQIDYCTDITAQEQAYNVVTVGIRGPVPDLSGMERRGTMSSACGVCGKTSLEALKVRGVPPPAEGPRIDAEMLYSLPDKLRAAQATFAATGGLHAAGLFTAAGEPLLVREDVGRHNAVDKVVGQELLDDRLPLRDQVLVVSGRAGFEVVQKALVAGIAVLCAVSAPSSLAVALAEEFGMTLVGFLRGRRCNVYAGADRLR
- a CDS encoding NTP transferase domain-containing protein; the encoded protein is MTPLQEFDAVLLTGGSGRRLGGADKPALQVGDRPIVARVAAAAADAGQLIVVGPAYAGVRADVVAREDPPGGGPAAALVAGIPHVRAAQVAVLGGDLPFVTGAVLDDLRRAVAADDGPALALLVDDDGRDQPLCAVWRTAALRTALAGVGAGTPLRQVVAAAPAVLRRTVRVRAGSAPPWFDCDTPADLARAREWG
- a CDS encoding DUF6457 domain-containing protein, which codes for MSTLEEWTAAVCRELDITDLVDADGATTLVLDLARDVAHGVARPAAPLTAFLVGLAAGRAEDPAAAAVDAAGRVSRLVEGWSAEPR
- a CDS encoding molybdopterin molybdotransferase MoeA; translated protein: MRRTGTPWPKARACAFSAGSSLPPVERRLADAAGATLAAALIAPRPLPSADSTAMDGYAVAGPGPWRVVGRLLADTAEPGRLGPGETVEIATGAPVPVGTDAVLPYEDAHRAGATVTGEIAAGRHIRRTGETVPADAILAEAGTPVTPALLGLAAGLGLDSLCVRPRPRVRAVVSGNEVVTSGPPGPGRVRDALGPALPGLIAGLGGDVVELTRVGDDPAELAGALTDPAGDVILTCGGSSVGTTDPLSDVLTGLGATVVVAGVACRPGHPQALAVLPDGRPVVGLPGNPYAALVALLTMLGPLCAGLAGRAMPVLPTARLDGWHRPADLTRIIAVRRIDGVTVAPTGHDRPASLWGAAVADALAVVPPGWAGEPVELLALPDR